The sequence CTTTTGCATCCTCAGAAATGTGAAAAATTTTTGCAAACTATTTTGCAATTGACTCTACCATATTAATAATATTAGGAATACTATGGTTTACATCATCACTAATCTCTGTACCAAGATCAATATCCTTGGCAACAACCCCAATAAAATGAATTTCTGCCTCAGGAAGTCGCTTGTCAATGGCCATCAAAAGCTTGAGTCCATCAATAGCCCCCATAAAATGCGCACTTCTTATTTCCGCCTTAAGTTTTTCAAAAACTTCGTCTCCTTTTAGATGAATAATTTCTCCAGGTTTGTACTTGTCCGTTAGTATTGCATCGATTAGTATTATCTTCTCCTCTCCATTGTAATAGCGGTGAAGCTTGAATATATCCGTCCCGACTTCAAGAACATTGTAACCTTTTTTTGCTAGGATTCTACCAACCTTCAACCCAACGCCATCATCCTTCATTAGTTCATTGCCAAGAGCTAAAATCAAAGTTCTCATCTTCCCACCAGCAAAAATATTGAGAAGAGATGTTAAAAAGATTAAATCCTAACAACGTGGACTGAGCAAGAGATACAAGGATCATATGCTCTTGTAGTCATTTCGGCAAGAAGTTTAAGCCTTTCTGGATCGTCCTGCCAGTGCTTTTCTGCCATCATCCTAACAT comes from Thermococcus aggregans and encodes:
- a CDS encoding hydrogenase maturation protease; translation: MRTLILALGNELMKDDGVGLKVGRILAKKGYNVLEVGTDIFKLHRYYNGEEKIILIDAILTDKYKPGEIIHLKGDEVFEKLKAEIRSAHFMGAIDGLKLLMAIDKRLPEAEIHFIGVVAKDIDLGTEISDDVNHSIPNIINMVESIAK